Proteins encoded in a region of the Saccharothrix ecbatanensis genome:
- a CDS encoding SPW repeat protein, translated as MAKAWTRWQDWAEVGIGALVLLSPLVVETTTGAMWTMIVLGGLIAIDGLASLAMPGMVYGEWFQMVLGALLFISPWVIGYSDMMGAAWVSWVGGVLTVAAGAMALPLANAAHSGRVAGTA; from the coding sequence ATGGCAAAGGCATGGACCAGGTGGCAGGACTGGGCCGAGGTCGGCATCGGCGCTCTCGTTCTGCTCTCGCCCCTGGTGGTGGAGACCACCACGGGCGCCATGTGGACGATGATCGTGCTGGGTGGGCTGATCGCCATCGACGGCCTCGCGTCGCTCGCGATGCCCGGGATGGTCTACGGCGAGTGGTTCCAGATGGTCCTCGGCGCGCTGCTGTTCATCTCGCCGTGGGTGATCGGCTACAGCGACATGATGGGCGCGGCGTGGGTCTCGTGGGTCGGCGGCGTGCTGACCGTCGCGGCAGGCGCAATGGCCCTCCCACTGGCAAACGCAGCCCACAGCGGCCGAGTAGCCGGAACCGCCTAA